A portion of the Blastopirellula sediminis genome contains these proteins:
- a CDS encoding FAD binding domain-containing protein — MQDFDYAAPISTNEAVRLLADPAQKAVVLAGGTDILVLLRERRRRATLVVDVKKIAELNELAMTAEGGLFLGAAVPCSRIYREATIAEKYSALTDAVKIIGGWQIQSRATVGGNLCNASPAADSIPPLAIYDAVAEIAGPSGRRQMPVAEFCSGVGKNVLARGELLVAIIFPPTPVHSGAAYQRFIPRNEMDIAVASAASYVELDDKGAIRKARIVLGAVAPTTVRATKAEEALIGQQPSDALFIKAGELAQLAASPIDDMRGTVEYRKHLCGVLTRRTLAIAVERAAANKK, encoded by the coding sequence TTGCAAGATTTCGACTACGCAGCACCGATTTCCACCAACGAAGCCGTCCGGTTGCTGGCAGACCCCGCCCAAAAAGCGGTAGTGCTGGCAGGCGGTACTGATATTTTGGTTTTATTACGAGAACGGCGTCGCCGCGCGACGCTGGTTGTCGACGTCAAAAAAATCGCCGAATTAAATGAGTTGGCGATGACTGCCGAAGGAGGACTCTTCCTCGGCGCGGCGGTTCCGTGCAGTCGCATTTATCGCGAAGCGACGATCGCCGAAAAGTACTCGGCCCTCACCGACGCCGTGAAGATCATCGGCGGTTGGCAAATCCAATCGCGCGCGACGGTCGGCGGCAATCTATGTAACGCGTCGCCGGCGGCTGACTCGATTCCACCCTTGGCGATCTATGACGCGGTCGCCGAAATCGCTGGTCCTTCCGGCCGCCGACAAATGCCGGTCGCAGAGTTCTGCAGCGGCGTCGGTAAGAATGTCCTCGCCCGCGGCGAACTGCTGGTCGCGATCATCTTTCCGCCGACGCCGGTGCATAGCGGCGCCGCTTATCAGCGATTCATCCCGCGCAACGAGATGGATATCGCGGTCGCCAGCGCCGCGTCGTACGTCGAACTTGATGACAAGGGAGCGATTCGCAAGGCGCGGATCGTGCTGGGCGCCGTCGCGCCGACGACGGTGCGAGCAACGAAAGCGGAGGAAGCGCTGATCGGCCAGCAGCCGAGCGACGCGTTATTTATCAAAGCGGGCGAACTGGCCCAACTGGCCGCCAGCCCGATTGACGATATGCGGGGAACGGTCGAGTACCGCAAGCATCTCTGCGGCGTACTGACGCGGCGCACATTGGCGATCGCCGTCGAGCGAGCCGCAGCGAACAAGAAATAG
- a CDS encoding (2Fe-2S)-binding protein, with amino-acid sequence MAKKQLITAIINGEEREFACEPRQSLLEVLRDSLQLTGAKEGCNNGNCGACTVLLNGEPVVSCLVLAVEAEGAKIETVEGIAAGGQLQPLQQCFLEGAALQCGVCTPGFLMTTKALLERNPHPTEEEIRFQLAGNLCRCTGYDKIVRAVQAAAEGAK; translated from the coding sequence GTGGCGAAGAAACAACTGATTACGGCGATCATCAACGGCGAAGAACGCGAGTTCGCGTGCGAGCCGCGGCAGAGCCTGTTGGAAGTGCTCCGTGACTCGCTGCAACTGACCGGCGCCAAAGAAGGGTGCAACAACGGCAACTGCGGCGCGTGCACCGTGCTGCTGAACGGCGAGCCGGTCGTCAGTTGCCTGGTGTTGGCGGTCGAAGCGGAAGGCGCCAAGATCGAGACGGTCGAAGGGATCGCCGCAGGGGGGCAGCTGCAACCGTTGCAGCAATGCTTTCTGGAAGGGGCCGCTTTGCAGTGCGGCGTTTGTACGCCCGGCTTTCTGATGACGACGAAGGCGCTGCTCGAGCGAAATCCGCATCCGACGGAAGAGGAGATTCGTTTCCAACTGGCCGGCAACCTTTGCCGCTGCACCGGGTACGACAAGATCGTCCGCGCCGTCCAAGCCGCCGCTGAAGGAGCGAAGTAA